One region of Streptomyces rishiriensis genomic DNA includes:
- a CDS encoding FtsB family cell division protein, whose amino-acid sequence MAVKDRDRFSTATRIKLLGEQTAARVYRSQTKRQARRSRLTGRAALLALVLCTLIVALAYPMRQYVSQRAEIADLQREKQQARERVEQLRDLKARWQDDAYAEQQIRQRLHYVLPGETGFVVIDPDAARQSRTDLGAADRPWYSNVWDAVDKADASGR is encoded by the coding sequence GTGGCCGTGAAGGACCGGGACCGTTTCTCCACCGCGACCAGGATCAAACTGCTCGGCGAGCAGACCGCGGCCCGGGTCTACCGCTCCCAGACCAAGCGCCAGGCCCGCCGCTCCCGGCTCACCGGCCGGGCCGCGCTCCTCGCGCTCGTCCTGTGCACGCTGATCGTCGCCCTGGCCTATCCGATGCGCCAGTACGTCTCGCAGCGCGCCGAGATCGCCGACCTGCAGCGTGAGAAGCAGCAGGCGAGGGAACGCGTCGAGCAGCTGCGCGACCTCAAGGCGCGCTGGCAGGACGACGCCTACGCCGAGCAGCAGATCCGGCAGCGGTTGCACTACGTACTGCCGGGGGAGACCGGATTCGTCGTGATCGACCCGGACGCGGCCAGGCAGTCCCGCACCGATCTCGGGGCGGCCGACCGCCCCTGGTACTCGAACGTCTGGGACGCCGTCGACAAGGCCGACGCCTCCGGCCGGTGA
- the eno gene encoding phosphopyruvate hydratase, with the protein MLVPSIDVVVAREILDSRGNPTVEVEVGLDDGSTGRAAVPSGASTGAFEAIELRDGDPNRYHGKGVEKAVLAVIEQIGPELVGYDATEQRLIDQAMFDLDATDNKGSLGANAILGVSLAVAHAASEASDLPLFRYLGGPNAHLLPVPMMNILNGGSHADSNVDIQEFMIAPIGAESFSEALRWGAEVYHTLKKVLKTKGLSTGLGDEGGFAPNLESNRAALDLIIEAIKQAGYVPGEQIALALDVAASEFYKDGKYEFEGKSRSAAEMTEYYEELVSAYPLVSIEDPLYEDDWAGWKVITDKLGDKVQIVGDDLFVTNPERLARGIEEGSANALLVKVNQIGSLTETLDAVEMAQRNGFKCMMSHRSGETEDVTIADLAVAVNCGQIKTGAPARSDRVAKYNQLLRIEEILDDAAVYAGRSAFPRFKG; encoded by the coding sequence ATGCTCGTGCCGTCCATCGACGTCGTCGTAGCCCGGGAAATCCTGGACTCCCGAGGCAACCCCACGGTCGAGGTCGAGGTCGGCCTCGACGACGGCAGCACGGGTCGTGCCGCCGTTCCGTCCGGCGCCTCCACCGGTGCCTTCGAGGCCATCGAGCTGCGCGACGGTGACCCCAACCGCTACCACGGCAAGGGTGTCGAGAAGGCCGTCCTCGCGGTCATCGAGCAGATCGGCCCGGAGCTCGTCGGTTACGACGCCACCGAGCAGCGCCTGATCGACCAGGCCATGTTCGACCTGGACGCCACCGACAACAAGGGCTCGCTCGGCGCCAACGCCATCCTCGGCGTCTCGCTCGCCGTCGCCCACGCCGCCTCCGAGGCCAGCGACCTGCCGCTGTTCCGCTACCTGGGCGGCCCCAACGCGCACCTGCTGCCGGTGCCGATGATGAACATCCTGAACGGCGGTTCGCACGCCGACTCCAACGTGGACATCCAGGAGTTCATGATCGCCCCGATCGGCGCGGAGTCCTTCTCCGAGGCGCTGCGCTGGGGCGCCGAGGTCTACCACACCCTCAAGAAGGTGCTGAAGACCAAGGGCCTGTCCACCGGCCTCGGCGACGAGGGCGGCTTCGCCCCGAACCTGGAGTCCAACCGCGCCGCGCTCGACCTCATCATCGAGGCCATCAAGCAGGCCGGTTACGTGCCCGGCGAGCAGATCGCGCTCGCGCTCGACGTCGCCGCGTCCGAGTTCTACAAGGACGGCAAGTACGAGTTCGAGGGCAAGTCCCGCTCGGCCGCCGAGATGACCGAGTACTACGAGGAGCTCGTCTCCGCGTACCCGCTCGTCTCCATCGAGGACCCGCTGTACGAGGACGACTGGGCCGGCTGGAAGGTCATCACCGACAAGCTGGGCGACAAGGTCCAGATCGTCGGCGACGACCTCTTCGTCACCAACCCCGAGCGCCTGGCCCGCGGCATCGAGGAGGGCTCCGCCAACGCCCTGCTCGTCAAGGTCAACCAGATCGGTTCGCTGACCGAGACCCTGGACGCCGTCGAGATGGCCCAGCGCAACGGCTTCAAGTGCATGATGTCCCACCGCTCCGGCGAGACCGAGGACGTCACCATCGCCGACCTCGCGGTCGCGGTGAACTGCGGTCAGATCAAGACCGGCGCCCCGGCCCGCTCGGACCGCGTCGCCAAGTACAACCAGCTGCTGCGCATCGAGGAGATCCTCGACGACGCCGCGGTGTACGCCGGTCGCAGCGCCTTCCCGCGCTTCAAGGGCTGA
- a CDS encoding LysM peptidoglycan-binding domain-containing protein has protein sequence MLFSAKGKHRRPSKATRVAALAGVTGVAIAAPLMAAGNASAATSSEWDAVAQCESGGNWSINTGNGYYGGLQFSASTWAAYGGTAYASTADQASKSQQIAIGEKVLAGQGKGAWPVCGTGLSGAAYNGSAADSSGSGSSSSSSSSNSGSTSSRSTEEQSASRSTDRPAASKTVTTPTGKKVKKGDGEYKVVKGDTLSSIAEKHKVKGGWAKLFELNKDIVVDADLIYPGQQLHLK, from the coding sequence ATGCTGTTTTCCGCGAAGGGCAAGCACCGCCGTCCGTCCAAGGCCACCCGCGTCGCCGCGCTCGCCGGCGTCACCGGTGTCGCCATCGCCGCCCCGCTGATGGCGGCCGGCAACGCCTCCGCCGCCACCTCCTCCGAGTGGGACGCGGTCGCCCAGTGCGAGTCCGGCGGCAACTGGTCCATCAACACCGGCAACGGTTACTACGGCGGCCTCCAGTTCTCGGCGTCCACCTGGGCCGCGTACGGCGGCACCGCCTACGCCTCCACCGCCGACCAGGCCTCCAAGTCCCAGCAGATAGCCATCGGCGAGAAGGTCCTCGCGGGTCAGGGCAAGGGCGCCTGGCCGGTCTGCGGCACCGGCCTGTCCGGCGCCGCCTACAACGGCTCCGCCGCCGACTCCTCGGGCTCCGGCTCCTCCAGCTCGTCCAGCTCGTCGAACAGCGGCAGCACCAGCAGCCGCTCGACCGAGGAGCAGAGCGCCTCCCGCTCGACCGACCGCCCGGCCGCCTCCAAGACGGTCACCACCCCGACCGGCAAGAAGGTCAAGAAGGGCGACGGTGAGTACAAGGTCGTCAAGGGCGACACCCTCAGCTCCATCGCCGAGAAGCACAAGGTCAAGGGCGGCTGGGCGAAGCTGTTCGAGCTGAACAAGGACATCGTCGTCGACGCCGACCTGATCTACCCGGGCCAGCAGCTGCACCTGAAGTGA
- a CDS encoding LysM peptidoglycan-binding domain-containing protein, translating into MLSGNGRHRRPRQAPALLVAAGVTGSAIAIPLLAASGASAADGTVWDKVAQCETGGSWSADEGGGEYGGLSLTQKDWEAYGGLDYAASPDLASRSQQIAVAQKVLAADGIGAWGTCGLTSGLTQANGALSVDTGVADGSSDSSGSSDSSGSSGLSDLSRGLSGSSGSSGSSADDSSTGSSDSSGDSASSPSASASSPSSSSSAAADDSGTSGDSGGSGDGSTADASPTAAPGADDSDNSGQTEGSWSLVDTGSLGSGKHRGATADEAATESATDSGVEGTTTASAGRHAAATYVVQEGDSLASIADSLGLDGGWRALYAENRDLIGVDPSNIAAGQTLDTGVE; encoded by the coding sequence ATGCTCTCCGGGAACGGTCGTCACCGTCGCCCCCGCCAGGCCCCGGCCCTCCTCGTCGCGGCCGGAGTGACGGGCTCCGCCATCGCCATCCCGCTGCTCGCCGCGTCCGGCGCGAGCGCGGCCGACGGCACGGTGTGGGACAAGGTGGCGCAGTGCGAGACCGGCGGCTCGTGGAGCGCCGACGAGGGCGGCGGCGAGTACGGCGGCCTGAGCCTCACCCAGAAGGACTGGGAGGCGTACGGCGGCCTCGACTACGCGGCGAGCCCCGACCTGGCCAGCCGCAGCCAGCAGATCGCCGTGGCGCAGAAGGTGCTCGCGGCCGACGGGATCGGCGCGTGGGGCACCTGCGGGCTGACCTCCGGGCTCACCCAGGCGAACGGTGCGCTGAGCGTGGACACCGGCGTGGCGGACGGCTCGTCCGACTCATCCGGCTCGTCCGACTCATCTGGGTCCTCCGGATTGTCCGACCTGTCCCGGGGGCTGTCCGGATCCTCGGGCTCCTCGGGCTCCTCGGCCGACGACTCCTCCACCGGATCGTCCGACTCGTCCGGCGATTCCGCCAGTTCGCCCTCGGCGTCCGCTTCCTCCCCTTCGTCCTCTTCCTCCGCCGCCGCGGATGACTCCGGCACGTCCGGGGATTCCGGCGGCAGCGGCGACGGCTCCACGGCCGACGCCTCGCCCACGGCGGCCCCGGGAGCGGACGACTCGGACAATTCAGGCCAGACCGAGGGCTCTTGGAGCCTCGTCGACACCGGTTCCCTCGGCTCCGGCAAGCATCGCGGCGCCACCGCGGACGAGGCCGCGACCGAGAGCGCGACCGACTCCGGCGTGGAGGGCACCACCACCGCCTCCGCCGGCCGGCATGCCGCGGCCACCTACGTCGTCCAGGAGGGCGACTCCCTCGCGTCCATCGCCGACTCCCTTGGCCTCGACGGCGGATGGCGCGCCCTCTATGCCGAGAACAGGGACCTCATCGGCGTCGACCCGAGCAACATCGCCGCCGGTCAGACCCTCGACACAGGGGTGGAATAG
- a CDS encoding cytochrome P450 family protein gives MTEQPDRDNPDTDNPDTNDPDSTAPELFTWEFATDPYPAYAWLREHAPVHRTVLPSGVEAWLVTRYADAKQALADQRLSKNPAHHDEPAHAKGKTGIPGERKAELMTHLLNIDPPDHTRLRRLVSKAFTPRRVAEFAPRVQELTDQLIDRFAADGEADLIHDFAFPLPIYAICDLLGVPREDQDDFRDWAGMMIRHGGGPRGGVARSVKKMRGYLLELIHRKRAELPADPAPGEDLISGLIRASDHGEHLTENEAAAMAFILLFAGFETTVNLIGNGTYALLTHPEQRERLQRSLTEGDDAGDGEGDRGLLETGVEELLRYDGPVELATWRFATEPLSIGGQDIAPGDPVLVVLAAADRDPARFSDPDTLDLSRRDNQHLGYGHGIHYCLGAPLARLEGQTALATLLTRLPDLRLGVDPGELRWRGGLIMRGLRTLPVQFTPVHSGSQGDRA, from the coding sequence GTGACCGAGCAGCCCGACAGGGACAACCCCGACACGGACAACCCCGACACGAACGACCCGGACAGCACCGCTCCCGAACTCTTCACCTGGGAGTTCGCGACCGACCCCTACCCCGCCTACGCCTGGCTGCGTGAGCACGCGCCCGTGCACCGCACGGTCCTGCCCAGCGGTGTCGAGGCCTGGCTGGTCACCCGGTACGCCGACGCGAAGCAGGCGCTCGCCGACCAGCGGCTCTCCAAGAACCCGGCCCACCATGACGAACCGGCTCACGCCAAGGGCAAAACGGGCATCCCCGGTGAGCGCAAGGCCGAGCTGATGACGCATCTGCTCAACATCGACCCGCCGGACCACACCCGGTTGCGACGGCTCGTCAGCAAGGCCTTCACGCCCCGCCGGGTCGCCGAGTTCGCGCCCCGCGTCCAGGAGCTGACGGATCAGCTCATCGACCGCTTCGCCGCCGACGGCGAGGCCGACCTCATCCACGACTTCGCCTTTCCGCTCCCCATCTACGCGATCTGCGACCTTCTGGGCGTCCCCCGCGAGGACCAGGACGACTTCCGCGACTGGGCGGGGATGATGATCCGGCACGGCGGGGGCCCGAGGGGCGGTGTCGCGCGGTCGGTGAAGAAGATGCGCGGCTACCTGCTGGAGCTCATCCACCGCAAGCGCGCGGAGCTCCCGGCCGATCCGGCTCCGGGTGAGGACCTCATCTCCGGTCTGATCCGTGCCTCGGACCACGGCGAGCACCTCACCGAGAACGAGGCCGCCGCCATGGCCTTCATCCTGTTGTTCGCCGGCTTCGAGACGACCGTCAATCTCATCGGCAACGGCACCTACGCCCTCCTCACCCACCCCGAGCAGCGCGAACGCCTCCAGCGATCGCTCACCGAAGGCGATGACGCCGGTGACGGCGAAGGCGACCGCGGTCTCCTCGAGACCGGCGTCGAGGAACTCCTGCGTTACGACGGTCCCGTGGAACTCGCCACCTGGCGGTTCGCGACCGAGCCGCTGAGCATCGGCGGGCAGGACATCGCGCCGGGCGATCCCGTGCTCGTGGTGCTGGCGGCGGCCGACCGTGACCCGGCTCGCTTCTCGGACCCCGACACCCTCGACCTGTCCCGCCGTGACAACCAGCACCTCGGCTACGGGCACGGCATCCACTACTGCCTGGGAGCCCCGCTGGCCCGGCTGGAGGGCCAGACCGCGCTGGCCACCCTCCTCACCCGCCTGCCCGATCTCCGACTGGGCGTGGATCCGGGCGAGTTGAGGTGGCGCGGCGGGCTCATCATGCGCGGACTGCGGACTTTGCCGGTCCAGTTCACTCCGGTGCATTCCGGATCACAAGGGGACCGCGCCTGA
- a CDS encoding nucleoside triphosphate pyrophosphohydrolase, with amino-acid sequence MGYVRGVNAISSAAAHTEGDAPGRVVLLTTSHRVAPGLLSWPAWQALRTADRVLCADGAHPQLPYLRDAGITVAETSPTAEELLAACAGGRTVVVVATGEGEPALTDGLARLAGSGRVSMPELELLPASYDLPGARLLDLVQVMDRIRAECPWSSQQTHKGLAKYAVEESYELVEAIEDGDHDELREELGDVLLQVVFHARIAEEDEESPFSVDDVAGTIVAKLIHRHPHVFGDATATTPEEVKAHWLRTKAAEKRRDSVTDGVPLHQPGLALAAKLVSRARTARLEVPLPAAEGIGYELLALAARAEAEGVDPEAALRAAARAYRDAIRGAEGVERPGP; translated from the coding sequence GTGGGTTACGTTCGGGGTGTGAACGCCATCAGCTCCGCCGCTGCCCACACCGAGGGCGACGCTCCCGGCCGCGTCGTCCTGCTCACCACCAGCCATCGGGTCGCCCCCGGTCTGCTGTCCTGGCCCGCCTGGCAGGCCCTGCGCACGGCGGACCGGGTGCTGTGCGCGGACGGCGCGCATCCGCAGCTGCCCTATCTGCGGGACGCGGGCATCACGGTCGCCGAGACCTCCCCGACCGCCGAGGAACTGCTCGCCGCCTGCGCCGGCGGCCGCACGGTCGTGGTCGTGGCCACCGGTGAGGGGGAACCCGCCCTCACCGACGGCCTGGCGCGTCTGGCCGGCTCCGGCCGTGTGTCCATGCCCGAGCTGGAACTGCTCCCGGCCTCCTACGACCTCCCCGGCGCCCGGCTCCTCGACCTCGTCCAGGTCATGGACCGGATCCGTGCCGAGTGCCCGTGGTCCTCCCAGCAGACCCACAAGGGCCTGGCGAAGTACGCGGTCGAGGAGTCGTACGAACTGGTCGAGGCGATCGAGGACGGCGACCACGACGAACTCCGCGAGGAGCTGGGCGACGTCCTGCTCCAGGTCGTCTTCCACGCCCGCATCGCCGAGGAGGACGAGGAGTCCCCGTTCTCCGTCGACGATGTCGCGGGCACCATCGTCGCCAAGCTCATCCACCGCCACCCCCATGTCTTCGGCGACGCCACGGCCACCACCCCGGAGGAGGTGAAGGCGCACTGGCTGCGCACGAAGGCGGCGGAGAAGCGGCGGGATTCGGTGACCGACGGCGTCCCCCTCCACCAGCCCGGCCTGGCCCTCGCGGCGAAACTGGTGTCCCGGGCCCGCACGGCACGACTGGAGGTACCGCTGCCGGCGGCCGAGGGCATCGGCTACGAGCTGCTGGCCCTGGCGGCACGAGCCGAAGCGGAGGGTGTCGACCCGGAGGCAGCCCTGCGCGCGGCGGCGCGGGCATACCGGGACGCGATCCGGGGCGCCGAGGGGGTCGAACGGCCAGGACCCTGA
- a CDS encoding SurA N-terminal domain-containing protein produces the protein MHRRRRTALLLSAAIVAAPLLTACGNDAHPGAAAVVGGQRITVAQLESRVNEVRTAQRAAVTDDAQYAQAVAQTGSLARDTLHGMVLDKVLHRAAEDAGITVSRREVQEMRAGLEQQAGGAKGLETAWLQQYGIPPQRLDENLRLQLEAQKLATELGTNTSQPAFWNALSKASKTLDVDLNPRYGNWDAQKVARVDAKTPWVREISAAGTQQTT, from the coding sequence TTGCACCGCCGTCGTCGCACCGCGCTCCTGCTGTCCGCCGCGATCGTGGCGGCCCCTCTCCTCACCGCCTGCGGGAACGACGCGCATCCCGGCGCGGCGGCCGTCGTAGGCGGCCAGCGGATCACCGTCGCGCAGCTGGAGAGCCGGGTGAACGAGGTGCGCACGGCCCAGCGGGCCGCGGTCACCGACGACGCCCAGTACGCGCAGGCCGTCGCCCAGACCGGCTCCCTCGCCCGCGACACCCTGCATGGCATGGTCCTCGACAAGGTGCTGCACCGCGCCGCCGAGGACGCGGGCATCACCGTCAGCCGTCGGGAGGTCCAGGAGATGCGGGCCGGCCTGGAGCAGCAGGCGGGCGGTGCGAAGGGTCTGGAGACGGCGTGGCTCCAGCAGTACGGCATTCCGCCGCAGCGTCTCGACGAGAACCTCCGCCTCCAGCTGGAGGCCCAGAAACTCGCCACCGAGCTCGGCACGAACACCAGCCAGCCCGCCTTCTGGAACGCGCTGTCCAAGGCTTCCAAGACGCTCGACGTCGACCTCAACCCGCGCTACGGGAACTGGGACGCGCAGAAGGTCGCCCGCGTCGACGCGAAGACGCCCTGGGTCCGGGAGATCTCGGCGGCCGGGACGCAGCAGACGACGTGA
- a CDS encoding glycoside hydrolase domain-containing protein produces the protein MAEHRQSRKRRYITWGVAGAAVLAGAGVAAQTSMAATTWPAQKTYTGRAFDACTAPSLAAMKAWKTNGYYGGAAVYVGGKNRGCAQPNLTASWVKSVNAAGWKLIPLYVGAQPPCQTGSSPEKITAATATSLGATDGADAVAKASALGMKAGSPIYLDMEAYDITDKACNDAVLAYVRSFTKTLRAKIYRAGYYGFSSSSAKAIATATNKTDLPGNLWYALWDKKDTTTADWPWAATQFTNHSRGHQYLVNSKETRGGYTITVDRDTWDAPVAIVG, from the coding sequence ATGGCCGAGCACCGGCAGTCCAGGAAGCGCAGATACATCACGTGGGGCGTGGCCGGCGCGGCTGTCCTCGCGGGGGCCGGGGTAGCGGCGCAGACCTCGATGGCGGCCACCACCTGGCCCGCCCAGAAGACGTACACCGGCCGTGCATTCGACGCCTGTACCGCGCCCTCGCTGGCGGCGATGAAGGCATGGAAGACCAACGGGTACTACGGGGGCGCCGCCGTCTACGTCGGTGGCAAGAACCGGGGCTGCGCGCAGCCGAACCTGACCGCCTCCTGGGTGAAGTCGGTCAACGCGGCCGGCTGGAAGCTGATCCCGCTCTACGTCGGCGCCCAGCCGCCCTGCCAGACCGGCTCGAGCCCCGAGAAGATCACCGCCGCCACGGCCACCTCGCTCGGCGCGACGGACGGCGCGGACGCGGTCGCCAAGGCCTCGGCGCTCGGCATGAAGGCCGGCAGCCCGATCTACCTCGACATGGAGGCGTACGACATCACCGACAAGGCGTGCAACGACGCCGTGCTGGCGTACGTGCGCTCCTTCACCAAGACGCTGCGCGCCAAGATCTACCGGGCCGGCTACTACGGCTTCAGCAGCTCCAGCGCCAAGGCCATCGCCACCGCGACGAACAAGACGGACCTGCCGGGCAACCTCTGGTACGCGCTGTGGGACAAGAAGGACACCACGACCGCCGACTGGCCGTGGGCTGCCACCCAGTTCACCAACCACAGTCGCGGCCACCAGTACCTGGTGAACAGCAAGGAGACCCGCGGCGGCTACACGATCACCGTGGACCGCGACACGTGGGACGCCCCGGTCGCCATCGTCGGCTGA